Proteins from a single region of Macrotis lagotis isolate mMagLag1 chromosome 2, bilby.v1.9.chrom.fasta, whole genome shotgun sequence:
- the ZNF750 gene encoding zinc finger protein 750 isoform X2, translating to MSLLKERKPKKPHYIPRPPGKPFKYKCFQCPFTCNEKSHLFNHMKYGLCKNSITLVSEQDRVPKCPKSNSLEPKQTHHIDSLVKPTTSKSITNGQTNLDSKLQHSFAKEEAKENLELRNCVTSKSSGQTPPVQKKATPLGSATEGTITIQPILEGGARPSAFVPVEHRLKGSETDEVSEMLAIPDTITKSSFHTKSAFHAPNHPWKAGSFLPEFSHKIPSTKGFGSISPYMQPTIPEYPPHFYAEHGLATIYSPYLLASNSVECENSLLSVYGTQDQRHFLSHTGPIPKHLNPSPSTYEPYKFFQQYQSSLPIPYGFYRPESAFSSYSLKIPHVANITREQNSHLLEETNLIYPPSNPSRLNSWNSHKKNTDYEKESLVLQSQDPSKDEPNDRDGAKMSPRAGSAATGSPGRPSPTNFTQTSHACEGLFDLSSKSSPGPFGKLSQPEENATAFKLVRKSSEYPDPQLNRVDSTRSNITDEDVQHQTEGTSNTNEDSSNIEEDPGIAPLNLSKKSEKKKETAHEHIYKNTSHVETQDIMKLQDMPLNLSVKDSCNTLNLKPSFHSLPQDAEAAATQKTEHSKAEHYIKNQQQSIHQDDISVIANNGEAQDLRMIDNSDEQKQTAAVALCQLAAYSPGKIRVETEEQNAQDSTFQQDEPIFSSKEIQDTECNPKSKGQKRSNQKETGKSHQGTKKAKPNDTARVFTLRKRTRVS from the exons atgagtcttctCAAAGAACGAAAACCAAAGAAACCTCATTATATCCCAAGGCCTCCAGGAAAGCCATTTAAATATAAGTGTTTTCAGTGCCCCTTTACTTGCAATGAAAAATCACATCTTTTTAACCATATGAAGTATGGCCTCTGTAAAAACTCCATTACATTAGTATCAGAACAAGATCGAGTTCCCAAATGTCCAAAATCCAATTCCTTAGAGCCTAAACAAACACATCACATAGATTCTTTAGTTAAGCCAACTACTTCCAAGTCAATCACCAATGGACAAACAAATCTTGATTCTAAGCTTCAACACAGCTTTGCCAAGGAAGAAGCCAAGGAAAATTTAGAATTACGAAACTGTGTGACAAGTAAATCATCAGGACAAACTCCTCCAGTTCAGAAGAAAGCAACACCTCTTGGTTCAGCTACAGAAGGTACAATTACGATACAGCCTATTTTAGAAGGTGGTGCCAGACCTTCAGCTTTTGTACCAGTAGAACACAGACTTAAAGGATCAGAAACTGATGAAGTATCTGAAATGCTGGCAATACCTGACACGATTACCAAAAGTTCTTTTCATACTAAATCTGCATTCCATGCACCTAATCACCCATGGAAAGCTGGCTCTTTTCTCCCAGAGTTTTCACATAAAATTCCATCTACAAAAGGTTTTGGATCCATTTCTCCTTACATGCAACCAACTATTCCAGAATATCCACCTCATTTTTATGCAGAGCATGGACTAGCTACTATCTATTCACCTTATTTACTTGCAAGTAATTCAGTAGAGTGTGAAAACTCTTTATTGTCAGTCTATGGTACTCAAGACCAAAGACATTTTCTTTCCCACACAGGACCAATCCCTAAACACTTGAATCCATCACCATCAACATATGAGCCCTACAAATTTTTTCAGCAGTATCAGTCCAGTCTTCCCATACCATATGGGTTCTACAGACCAGAGTCTGCATTCTCCTCCTATAGCCTTAAAATTCCACACGTTGCTAATATTACAAGAGAGCAGAATTCTCACTTACTTGAAGAAACTAACTTGATCTATCCACCTTCAAATCCATCAAGATTAAACTCCTGGAACTCCcacaaaaaaaatacagattatgaaaaagaaagcttAGTTCTCCAAAGCCAAGATCCTTCCAAAGATGAACCAAATGATAGAGATGGGGCCAAGATGAGTCCCCGTGCAGGAAGTGCAGCTACAGGGTCTCCAGGGAGGCCAAGTCCCACCAACTTCACTCAGACAAGCCATGCATGTGAAGGACTGTTTGACCTTTCAAGTAAATCATCCCCTGGTCCATTTGGAAAACTAAGTCAACCTGAAGAAAATGCCACAGCTTTCAAACTTGTGAGAAAAAGCTCAGAATACCCTGATCCACAGTTAAATAGAGTTGACTCTACAAGAAG TAATATTACTGATGAAGATGTACAACATCAGACAGAAGGTACTTCTAACACAAATGAAGATTCTTCTAACATAGAGGAAGACCCAGGAATAGCTCCACTCAATCTTTctaagaaatctgaaaaaaaaaaggaaacagcacatgaacatatatacaaaaacacaTCTCATGTGGAAACTCAAGACATTATGAAGCTACAAGACATGCCTTTAAATCTATCAGTGAAGGATTCCTGCAATACTCTAAACCTGAAACCTTCATTCCACAGTCTACCACAAGATGCTGAAGCTGCTGCTACCCAGAAAACTGAACATTCTAAAGCAGAACACTATATAAAGAATCAACAGCAAAGCATCCATCAAGATGACATTTCAGTCATAGCTAATAATGGTGAAGCACAAGATTTAAGAATGATTGACAATAGTGACGAGCAGAAACAAACAGCGGCTGTTGCTCTCTGTCAATTAGCTGCATACAGTCCTGGAAAAATAAGAGTAGAAACTGAAGAGCAAAATGCTCAGGATTCTACTTTTCAACAAGATGAACCCATCTTCAGTTCCAAAGAAATTCAGGACACTGAATGTAATCCAAAATCAAAAGGACAAAAGAGgtcaaatcaaaaagaaacaggaaaatctCATCAAGGAACTAAAAAGGCAAAACCAAATGATACTGCAAGAGTGTTCACTCTAAGAAAGAGAACACGAGTATCTTAA
- the ZNF750 gene encoding zinc finger protein 750 isoform X1: MSLLKERKPKKPHYIPRPPGKPFKYKCFQCPFTCNEKSHLFNHMKYGLCKNSITLVSEQDRVPKCPKSNSLEPKQTHHIDSLVKPTTSKSITNGQTNLDSKLQHSFAKEEAKENLELRNCVTSKSSGQTPPVQKKATPLGSATEGTITIQPILEGGARPSAFVPVEHRLKGSETDEVSEMLAIPDTITKSSFHTKSAFHAPNHPWKAGSFLPEFSHKIPSTKGFGSISPYMQPTIPEYPPHFYAEHGLATIYSPYLLASNSVECENSLLSVYGTQDQRHFLSHTGPIPKHLNPSPSTYEPYKFFQQYQSSLPIPYGFYRPESAFSSYSLKIPHVANITREQNSHLLEETNLIYPPSNPSRLNSWNSHKKNTDYEKESLVLQSQDPSKDEPNDRDGAKMSPRAGSAATGSPGRPSPTNFTQTSHACEGLFDLSSKSSPGPFGKLSQPEENATAFKLVRKSSEYPDPQLNRVDSTRSSNITDEDVQHQTEGTSNTNEDSSNIEEDPGIAPLNLSKKSEKKKETAHEHIYKNTSHVETQDIMKLQDMPLNLSVKDSCNTLNLKPSFHSLPQDAEAAATQKTEHSKAEHYIKNQQQSIHQDDISVIANNGEAQDLRMIDNSDEQKQTAAVALCQLAAYSPGKIRVETEEQNAQDSTFQQDEPIFSSKEIQDTECNPKSKGQKRSNQKETGKSHQGTKKAKPNDTARVFTLRKRTRVS; this comes from the exons atgagtcttctCAAAGAACGAAAACCAAAGAAACCTCATTATATCCCAAGGCCTCCAGGAAAGCCATTTAAATATAAGTGTTTTCAGTGCCCCTTTACTTGCAATGAAAAATCACATCTTTTTAACCATATGAAGTATGGCCTCTGTAAAAACTCCATTACATTAGTATCAGAACAAGATCGAGTTCCCAAATGTCCAAAATCCAATTCCTTAGAGCCTAAACAAACACATCACATAGATTCTTTAGTTAAGCCAACTACTTCCAAGTCAATCACCAATGGACAAACAAATCTTGATTCTAAGCTTCAACACAGCTTTGCCAAGGAAGAAGCCAAGGAAAATTTAGAATTACGAAACTGTGTGACAAGTAAATCATCAGGACAAACTCCTCCAGTTCAGAAGAAAGCAACACCTCTTGGTTCAGCTACAGAAGGTACAATTACGATACAGCCTATTTTAGAAGGTGGTGCCAGACCTTCAGCTTTTGTACCAGTAGAACACAGACTTAAAGGATCAGAAACTGATGAAGTATCTGAAATGCTGGCAATACCTGACACGATTACCAAAAGTTCTTTTCATACTAAATCTGCATTCCATGCACCTAATCACCCATGGAAAGCTGGCTCTTTTCTCCCAGAGTTTTCACATAAAATTCCATCTACAAAAGGTTTTGGATCCATTTCTCCTTACATGCAACCAACTATTCCAGAATATCCACCTCATTTTTATGCAGAGCATGGACTAGCTACTATCTATTCACCTTATTTACTTGCAAGTAATTCAGTAGAGTGTGAAAACTCTTTATTGTCAGTCTATGGTACTCAAGACCAAAGACATTTTCTTTCCCACACAGGACCAATCCCTAAACACTTGAATCCATCACCATCAACATATGAGCCCTACAAATTTTTTCAGCAGTATCAGTCCAGTCTTCCCATACCATATGGGTTCTACAGACCAGAGTCTGCATTCTCCTCCTATAGCCTTAAAATTCCACACGTTGCTAATATTACAAGAGAGCAGAATTCTCACTTACTTGAAGAAACTAACTTGATCTATCCACCTTCAAATCCATCAAGATTAAACTCCTGGAACTCCcacaaaaaaaatacagattatgaaaaagaaagcttAGTTCTCCAAAGCCAAGATCCTTCCAAAGATGAACCAAATGATAGAGATGGGGCCAAGATGAGTCCCCGTGCAGGAAGTGCAGCTACAGGGTCTCCAGGGAGGCCAAGTCCCACCAACTTCACTCAGACAAGCCATGCATGTGAAGGACTGTTTGACCTTTCAAGTAAATCATCCCCTGGTCCATTTGGAAAACTAAGTCAACCTGAAGAAAATGCCACAGCTTTCAAACTTGTGAGAAAAAGCTCAGAATACCCTGATCCACAGTTAAATAGAGTTGACTCTACAAGAAG cAGTAATATTACTGATGAAGATGTACAACATCAGACAGAAGGTACTTCTAACACAAATGAAGATTCTTCTAACATAGAGGAAGACCCAGGAATAGCTCCACTCAATCTTTctaagaaatctgaaaaaaaaaaggaaacagcacatgaacatatatacaaaaacacaTCTCATGTGGAAACTCAAGACATTATGAAGCTACAAGACATGCCTTTAAATCTATCAGTGAAGGATTCCTGCAATACTCTAAACCTGAAACCTTCATTCCACAGTCTACCACAAGATGCTGAAGCTGCTGCTACCCAGAAAACTGAACATTCTAAAGCAGAACACTATATAAAGAATCAACAGCAAAGCATCCATCAAGATGACATTTCAGTCATAGCTAATAATGGTGAAGCACAAGATTTAAGAATGATTGACAATAGTGACGAGCAGAAACAAACAGCGGCTGTTGCTCTCTGTCAATTAGCTGCATACAGTCCTGGAAAAATAAGAGTAGAAACTGAAGAGCAAAATGCTCAGGATTCTACTTTTCAACAAGATGAACCCATCTTCAGTTCCAAAGAAATTCAGGACACTGAATGTAATCCAAAATCAAAAGGACAAAAGAGgtcaaatcaaaaagaaacaggaaaatctCATCAAGGAACTAAAAAGGCAAAACCAAATGATACTGCAAGAGTGTTCACTCTAAGAAAGAGAACACGAGTATCTTAA